From the Pungitius pungitius chromosome 6, fPunPun2.1, whole genome shotgun sequence genome, one window contains:
- the LOC119196666 gene encoding spexin prohormone 1-like, which translates to MVPIVTLLVVTLVAASWGEPQQRNWTPQAILYLKGAQGDRSVLRRTSREEGNTLHLVTHKQSIDGPGASLSFLLLEFLQRATEGGGGNPDYYHDEQELNSKYV; encoded by the exons ATGGTTCCGATAGTGACTTTGCTTGTGGTGACATTGGTCGCTGCGAGTTGGGGAGAACCACAG CAGAGGAACTGGACTCCTCAAGCCATCTTATACCTAAAAGGAGCAC aaggagaccGCTCGGTGTTGCGGCGcaccagcagagaggaagggaacACGTTACACTTAG TGACTCACAAGCAGAGCATTGATGGACCCGGAGCGTCTTTGTCTTTCCTTCTTCTGGAGTTTCTGCAGCGAGCCACTGAAGGAG GTGGAGGTAATCCAGATTATTACCACGACGAACAAGAGCTGAATTCAAAATATGTGTga
- the tmpob gene encoding thymopoietin b encodes MADFLEDPSVLTKEKLKNELAANNVPLPGGEHKKEVYVQLYLKNLTVLNEKKSPPVDMFSSDEELPPPVVSNKSRSGRKATKKTDKPRSEEVEVTDLTDEDLKQQLEKHGVVSGPVVASTRKFYEKKLQKLLDQPPAEPQPPTDLTALPKADSNQNGNTNSDQYSDKEDEEIAEPEPEPVPVVEKPVRSRGKTPVTARTSSSRRQMKVVDGVITEDTPKKANKSVVEDILANEINTPTGMSATCRRPIRGAAGRPLKPSEYWLDESRLQHSIHSETRSYSESLSRVGGSVSPGKAPAQQGFLSVLLKLLLLVAVAGSLFYGYRNLDADTFDTLKGTLDRVVVVPLQGAVSSAATYLGLGGGSAAEIAGK; translated from the exons ATGGCCGATTTCCTCGAAGATCCGTCCGTTCTCACGAAGGAAAAGCTGAAGAACGAGCTCGCGGCCAACAACGTGCCGCTTCCCGGCGGAGAGCATAAAAAAGAGGTGTACGTGCAGCTGTACCTGAAGAACCTCACCGTCCTAAACGAGAAGAAGAGTCCTCCCGTCGACATGTTCTCCAGCGACGAAGAGCTGCCCCCTCCCGTGGTGTCCAACAAAAGTCGATCTGGAAGA AAAGCTACGAAAAAGACTGACAAGCCTCGCTCGGAAGAAGTGGAGGTGACGGACCTCACCGATGAAGATCTGAAACAGCAGCTGGAAAAACACGGCGTGGTCTCGGGACCCGTTGTTG CCTCCACCCGGAAGTTTTATGAGAAGAAGCTGCAGAAGCTTTTGGACCAGCCTCCAGCTGAACCTCAACCCCCTACGGACCTCACAGCTCTCCCCAAGGCAGACAGTAACCAGAACGGCAACACCAATTCTGACCAGTACAGTGACAAGGAAGATG AGGAGATTGCTGAACCTGAACCCGAACCTGTTCCTGTGGTGGAGAAGCCtgtgaggagcagagggaaaacTCCAGTTACAGCCAGAacgagcagcagcagacgaCAAATGAAG GTGGTGGATGGGGTGATTACTGAAGACACTCCTAAGAAGGCCAACAAGAGTGTTGTTGAAGATATTCTTGCCAATGAGATAAACACACCAACAGGCATGAG TGCAACCTGCCGGCGTCCAATCCGGGGGGCAGCGGGTCGACCATTAAAACCAAGCGAATACTGGCTGGACGAGTCCCGTTTGCAGCACAGCATCCACAGCGAGACCCGCTCTTACTCCGAGTCTTTATCCAGGGTGGGCGGCTCCGTCTCCCCAGGCAAAGCGCCGGCCCAACAAGGCTTCCTGTCTGTGTTGCTCAAGCTCCTGCTCCTCGTTGCGGTGGCCGGGTCCCTCTTTTATGGCTACCGGAACCTGGACGCCGACACCTTCGACACCCTCAAAGGCACCCTGGAccgcgtcgtcgtcgtcccccTGCAGGGCGCCGTGAGCAGCGCAGCCACCTACCTGGGCCTCGGCGGCGGCAGCGCTGCAGAGATTGCCGGTAAGTAA
- the ldhbb gene encoding L-lactate dehydrogenase B-B chain isoform X1, translating into MLITSWYLYLAARSLAKQLNMASILQKLLTPLLSGPPEPPRNKVTVVGVGQVGMACAISILLRELADELALVDVMEDKLKGEMMDLQHGSLFLKTHKIVADKDYSVSANSRIVVVTAGVRQQEGESRLNLVQRNVNIFKHIVPQIVRYSPDCTIIVVSNPVDVLTYVTWKLSGLPKHRVIGSGTNLDSARFRFLMADKLGIHPSSFNGWILGEHGDTSVPVWSGTNVAGVNLQTLNPNIGTDCDEENWMETHKMVVDSAYEVIKLKGYTNWAIGLSVADLTESLIRNMNRIHPVSTMVKGMYGISDEVYLSLPCVLNGAGVASVVNMTLTEDEVAQLQASAGTLWDIQKDLQDV; encoded by the exons ATGCTCATTACATCTTGGTATTTGTACCTCGCAGCTCGGAGCCTCGCCAAACAAT TGAACATGGCCTCAATTCTGCAGAAGCTGCTGACCCCGCTGCTCAGCGGTCCTCCTGAGCCCCCCAGGAATAAAGTGACAGTGGTGGGCGTGGGCCAGGTCGGCATGGCCTGTGCTATAAGCATCCTGCTCAGG gAGCTGGCTGATGAACTCGCCCTGGTGGACGTGATGGAGGACAAGCTGAAAGGAGAAATGATGGACCTGCAGCACGGCAGCCTCTTCCTCAAAACCCACAAGATAGTCGCAGACAAAG ACTACTCCGTGTCGGCGAACTCCCGCATCGTGGTGGTGACAGCTGGAGTCCGTcagcaggaaggagagagcAGGCTGAACCTCGTCCAGAGAAACGTCAACATCTTCAAGCACATCGTCCCTCAGATCGTCAGATACAGCCCCGACTGCACCATCATCGTGGTCTCCAACCCAG TCGACGTGCTGACCTACGTCACCTGGAAACTGAGCGGCCTCCCCAAGCACCGCGTCATCGGCAGCGGCACCAACTTGGACTCGGCGCGCTTTCGCTTCCTGATGGCCGACAAACTGGGGATCCATCCCAGCAGCTTCAACGGCTGGATCCTGGGCGAGCACGGAGACACCAGTG TGCCCGTGTGGAGCGGAACCAACGTGGCGGGGGTCAACCTGCAGACGTTGAACCCCAACATCGGCACCGACTGTGACGAGGAGAACTGGATGGAGACGCACAAGATGGTGGTGGACAG TGCCTACGAGGTGATCAAACTGAAGGGTTACACCAACTGGGCCATCGGCCTGAGCGTAGCTGACCTGACAGAAAGCCTCATCAGGAACATGAACAGGATCCATCCCGTGTCCACCATGGTGAAG GGCATGTATGGGATCAGCGACGAGGTGTACCTGAGCCTGCCCTGCGTGCTGAACGGCGCAGGTGTGGCCAGCGTGGTCAACATGACCCTGACGGAGGACGAGGTGGCCCAGCTGCAGGCCAGCGCCGGCACGCTGTGGGACATCCAGAAGGACCTGCAGGACGTCTGA
- the ldhbb gene encoding L-lactate dehydrogenase B-B chain isoform X2 — protein sequence MASILQKLLTPLLSGPPEPPRNKVTVVGVGQVGMACAISILLRELADELALVDVMEDKLKGEMMDLQHGSLFLKTHKIVADKDYSVSANSRIVVVTAGVRQQEGESRLNLVQRNVNIFKHIVPQIVRYSPDCTIIVVSNPVDVLTYVTWKLSGLPKHRVIGSGTNLDSARFRFLMADKLGIHPSSFNGWILGEHGDTSVPVWSGTNVAGVNLQTLNPNIGTDCDEENWMETHKMVVDSAYEVIKLKGYTNWAIGLSVADLTESLIRNMNRIHPVSTMVKGMYGISDEVYLSLPCVLNGAGVASVVNMTLTEDEVAQLQASAGTLWDIQKDLQDV from the exons ATGGCCTCAATTCTGCAGAAGCTGCTGACCCCGCTGCTCAGCGGTCCTCCTGAGCCCCCCAGGAATAAAGTGACAGTGGTGGGCGTGGGCCAGGTCGGCATGGCCTGTGCTATAAGCATCCTGCTCAGG gAGCTGGCTGATGAACTCGCCCTGGTGGACGTGATGGAGGACAAGCTGAAAGGAGAAATGATGGACCTGCAGCACGGCAGCCTCTTCCTCAAAACCCACAAGATAGTCGCAGACAAAG ACTACTCCGTGTCGGCGAACTCCCGCATCGTGGTGGTGACAGCTGGAGTCCGTcagcaggaaggagagagcAGGCTGAACCTCGTCCAGAGAAACGTCAACATCTTCAAGCACATCGTCCCTCAGATCGTCAGATACAGCCCCGACTGCACCATCATCGTGGTCTCCAACCCAG TCGACGTGCTGACCTACGTCACCTGGAAACTGAGCGGCCTCCCCAAGCACCGCGTCATCGGCAGCGGCACCAACTTGGACTCGGCGCGCTTTCGCTTCCTGATGGCCGACAAACTGGGGATCCATCCCAGCAGCTTCAACGGCTGGATCCTGGGCGAGCACGGAGACACCAGTG TGCCCGTGTGGAGCGGAACCAACGTGGCGGGGGTCAACCTGCAGACGTTGAACCCCAACATCGGCACCGACTGTGACGAGGAGAACTGGATGGAGACGCACAAGATGGTGGTGGACAG TGCCTACGAGGTGATCAAACTGAAGGGTTACACCAACTGGGCCATCGGCCTGAGCGTAGCTGACCTGACAGAAAGCCTCATCAGGAACATGAACAGGATCCATCCCGTGTCCACCATGGTGAAG GGCATGTATGGGATCAGCGACGAGGTGTACCTGAGCCTGCCCTGCGTGCTGAACGGCGCAGGTGTGGCCAGCGTGGTCAACATGACCCTGACGGAGGACGAGGTGGCCCAGCTGCAGGCCAGCGCCGGCACGCTGTGGGACATCCAGAAGGACCTGCAGGACGTCTGA